One part of the Phaenicophaeus curvirostris isolate KB17595 chromosome 2, BPBGC_Pcur_1.0, whole genome shotgun sequence genome encodes these proteins:
- the LOC138717048 gene encoding toll-like receptor 2, which produces MRILIGSLHFYFISFLFSRAKGFLTLRTHAAYAFPAYNYSYLNLSSVSEAHAPKTARALNFSHNVIEKITKRDMEGFDVLEVLDLSYNQIKDIEPGVFESLLSLVSVNLSFNDQKLLVSGLPPHLKLLPTSETSRTLLLYKHFDTTSEAALEPSASAKELLHSADPPVLQNVNLRFRRSTEDLLRKGEKNPTVSPTANLKPDFCGIPINGILNLSNIKLSKEELTLKLDEGLCQAHMDNILELDISHNDLEMDLLSLFILFLPLKNVQSIDASHNKLTINIEDVEAICKFPFSKLLFLNISNNPINSLNTLCLPPTIKVIDLSFTNLSQIPWNFAKKMINLEKMYVQGNHFIYTVRPQIPNEIQNLPPGTVRINAISFVRNEAGTPIESLPKKVKHLKMSNCSIVELPEWFAGTMEELLSLDLSSNRISVLPELPSSLQLLDISNSDIKIIPPGFKSVSNLTTLNIQNNKIMDMHPEYFPSTLTKCDISKNKLNMLSLTNALEKFEFLNVSGNLITRLEPTSRLSALTNLDSSHNLISELPDHFWKCLPMLKYFNLSGNKISFLQRGSLPASLIELDISDNAITTIVEDTFGLLTSLSVLNVQGKHFFCNCDLYWFVNVYVHNPHLQINGKENLRCSFPPDRRGLLVESSNLTLLRCSLGIQMAITACVAVLVVLVLTGLCWRFDGLWYVRMGWYWCMAKRKQYEKRPENKPFDAFISYSEQDANWTKKHLLEKLEADGFKICYHERDFKPGHPVLGNIFYCIENSHKVLFVLSPSFVNSCWCQYELYFAEHRVLNENQDSLIMIVLEDLPPNSVPQKFSKLRKLLKRKTYLKWSPEEHKQKMFWLQLAAVLRTTNEPLVKAENGAAQDVYEME; this is translated from the coding sequence ATGAGGATCCTTATTGGAAGTCTTCATTTctacttcatttctttcttattcagCAGGGCAAAAGGATTTCTAACTCTGAGAACACATGCGGCTTATGCCTTCCCAGCTTATAACTATTCCTATTTAAACCTCTCTTCTGTATCAGAAGCACATGCTCCAAAAACAGCCAGAGCTCTCAATTTCTCACATAATGTAATTGAAAAAATAACTAAGAGAGACATGGAGGGTTTTGATGTGCTGGAAGTCTTAGATCTTTCCTACAATCAGATTAAGGACATTGAACCTGGTGTGTTTGAGAGTCTGCTCAGCCTTGTTTCTGTGAATTTATCATTTAATGATCAGAAACTTCTTGTATCAGGTCTTCCACCTCACCTGAAGCTCTTACCCACTAGCGAAACCTCAAGGACTTTGCTGCTTTACAAGCATTTTGACACAACCTCAGAGGCTGCCCTGGAGCCTTCTGCATCTGCGAAGGAGCTGCTACATTCAGCAGATCCACCTGTCCTGCAAAATGTTAATCTGAGGTTCAGGCGAAGTACAGAGGATCTGCTtcgaaaaggagagaaaaacccAACAGTCTCTCCAACAGCCAACTTAAAGCCTGATTTCTGCGGAATACCAATAAATGGGATACTTAATCTGTCAAATATAAAACTCTCCAAGGAAGAGCTGACATTAAAACTGGACGAGGGTCTCTGCCAAGCTCATATGGACAATATTTTGGAGCTTGACATTAGTCACAATGACCTGGAAATGGATCTTCTATCGCTGTTCATCCTGTTTTTGCCACTGAAAAATGTGCAGTCCATTGATGCCAGTCACAACAAATTAACAATTAACATCGAAGATGTAGAGGCAATCTGTAAGTTCCCGTTCAGCAAGctattgtttttaaacatcagCAACAATCCCATAAACAGCTTGAATACGCTGTGTCTTCCTCCAACCATCAAGGTAATCGATTTGTCCTTCACCAACCTAAGTCAAATACCCTGGAATTTTGCTAAAAAAATGATTAACTTAGAAAAAATGTATGTGCAAGGAAATCACTTCATATACACTGTACGTCCACAAATCCCTAATGAGATTCAAAATTTGCCTCCTGGAACCGTACGTATTAATGCTATTTCATTTGTCAGAAATGAGGCCGGCACACCCATCGAAAGCCTTCCAAAGAAAGTAAAACACCTCAAAATGTCCAACTGCTCCATTGTAGAACTGCCAGAATGGTTTGCTGGCACAATGGAAGAATTATTATCTTTGGATCTCAGCAGCAACcggatttctgtgcttcctgAGTTACCTAGCTCGCTGCAGCTCCTCGACATAAGCAACagtgatataaaaataataccCCCTGGTTTTAAATCTGTCTCCAATTTAACAACACttaatattcaaaataataaaattatggATATGCATCCTGAGTATTTTCCCTCAACTTTAACAAAATGTGATATTAGTAAAAATAAGCTGAACATGTTGTCATTAACCAATGCCCTGGAGAAATTTGAGTTTCTTAATGTTTCTGGGAACTTAATCACCAGACTGGAACCCACCAGCCGCCTTTCTGCACTCACTAATCTGGACAGTAGTCACAACCTGATTTCTGAGCTCCCTGATCACTTCTGGAAATGTCTTCcaatgctgaaatattttaatttatcagGGAATAAGATCTCCTTTCTACAGCGTGGCTCTCTTCCAGCTTCTCTGATTGAGTTAGACATCAGTGACAATGCCATTACAACCATAGTGGAGGACACTTTTGGCCTGTTAACGAGCTTGAGTGTTTTGAATGTTCAaggtaaacattttttttgtaactgtgaTTTGTATTGGTTTGTGAATGTCTATGTCCACAACCCCCATTTGCAGATAAACGGCAAAGAAAATCTCAGGTGCAGCTTTCCACCAGACAGAAGGGGTTTGTTGGTGGAGAGCAGTAACCTCACGCTTCTGCGCTGCTCCCTGGGTATCCAGATGGCTATTACAGCTTGCGTGGCCGTTCTGGTTGTTTTGGTGTTAACAGGCTTGTGCTGGCGGTTCGATGGGCTGTGGTACGTGAGGATGGGTTGGTACTGGTGTATGGCCAAAAGGAAACAGTAtgagaagaggccagaaaaCAAGCCCTTTGATGCCTTCATTTCATATAGTGAACAAGACGCAAACTGGACAAAAAAGCATCTGCTAGAAAAACTGGAAGCCGATGGATTCAAGATATGTTACCACGAGAGAGATTTCAAACCGGGGCATCCCGTACTCGGCAACATTTTTTACTGCATAGAGAACAGCCATAAAGTCCTTTTTGTCCTCTCTCCCAGTTTTGTAAACAGCTGCTGGTGTCAGTATGAGCTGTATTTTGCCGAACACCGGGTCTTGAATGAAAATCAGGATTCCCTCATCATGATTGTGCTGGAAGACCTCCCGCCTAACAGCGTGCCACAGAAGTTCAGCAAACTCAGGAAActgctgaaaaggaaaacctATTTGAAGTGGAGCCCCGAggaacacaaacagaaaatgttctgGCTTCAGCTGGCAGCTGTCTTAAGAACAACCAATGAACCACttgtgaaagcagaaaatggGGCCGCTCAGGATGTGTATGAGATGGAATGA